In Nonomuraea sp. NBC_00507, the following are encoded in one genomic region:
- a CDS encoding MBL fold metallo-hydrolase: MDVIPFRTPGLGDQTYLLTHEGKGALVDPQRDIDRFLAAAADVELRFVLETHLHNDYVSGAAQAAQRTGAELVLPAAAAAAYRHTPAFHMEDIEGGGLTIRPIHTPGHTPEHTSYLVLIDGEPVVVFSGGSLLVASAGRPDLLGPERAPTLARLQHLSLRRLAALPPGVGLYPTHGEGSFCTATGAGRLTSSIGAELTDNPLLAIDDAGEFADRVLADPLPIPAYYRRMGPANTLGGAPMPPVGVPELDAVSAGSHVVDIRPRQVQARGMLPGSLGIELDDDFGAWAGWLLPYEEPITLVAEPGQDVAEAVTQLARIGIDTVRGVVRELGEAATQTYELLELKAFAERLARPGAQLLDVRMPSEWAAARVEGAVERFLPDLFTLGVPAELDPARPVLVACGSGRRSAIAAGHLARLGYRTAALTGAGVPDLAAA; encoded by the coding sequence ATGGACGTCATACCTTTTCGCACCCCTGGCTTGGGCGACCAGACCTATCTGCTGACGCACGAGGGCAAGGGTGCCCTCGTCGATCCGCAGCGGGACATCGACCGATTCCTTGCGGCCGCGGCCGACGTCGAGCTGCGGTTCGTGCTGGAGACCCATCTGCACAACGACTACGTCTCCGGCGCCGCGCAGGCCGCACAGCGGACCGGCGCGGAGCTGGTGCTGCCGGCCGCCGCGGCGGCCGCGTACCGGCACACGCCCGCTTTCCATATGGAGGACATCGAGGGCGGCGGGCTCACCATCCGGCCGATCCACACGCCCGGCCACACCCCTGAGCACACCAGCTACCTGGTGCTCATCGACGGCGAGCCGGTCGTGGTGTTCTCCGGTGGCAGCTTGCTGGTGGCCTCGGCCGGCCGCCCCGACCTGCTCGGCCCCGAACGCGCCCCGACGCTGGCCCGGCTCCAGCACCTCTCGCTGCGCCGGCTGGCCGCGCTGCCGCCCGGCGTCGGCCTGTACCCCACGCATGGCGAGGGCTCGTTCTGCACGGCCACGGGCGCGGGCCGGCTCACCTCCAGCATCGGCGCGGAGCTGACGGACAACCCGTTGCTGGCCATCGACGATGCCGGCGAGTTCGCCGATCGGGTGCTCGCCGATCCCCTGCCCATCCCGGCCTACTACCGGCGCATGGGCCCGGCCAACACCCTCGGTGGGGCGCCCATGCCTCCGGTCGGGGTCCCCGAGCTCGACGCCGTGTCCGCCGGCTCGCACGTGGTGGACATCCGGCCCCGTCAGGTCCAGGCGCGCGGGATGCTGCCCGGCTCGCTCGGCATCGAGCTGGACGACGACTTCGGGGCGTGGGCGGGCTGGCTGCTGCCGTACGAGGAGCCCATCACCCTCGTCGCCGAGCCCGGCCAGGACGTCGCCGAGGCCGTCACCCAGCTGGCCAGGATCGGCATCGACACCGTCCGGGGCGTCGTCCGGGAGCTGGGTGAGGCCGCCACGCAGACGTACGAGCTGCTGGAGCTGAAGGCGTTCGCCGAGCGGCTCGCCCGGCCCGGGGCGCAGCTGCTGGACGTGCGGATGCCGAGCGAGTGGGCGGCGGCCCGGGTGGAGGGCGCGGTCGAACGCTTCCTGCCCGACCTGTTCACTCTCGGCGTTCCCGCGGAGCTCGACCCGGCGCGGCCGGTCCTGGTCGCCTGCGGCAGCGGCCGCCGCTCGGCCATCGCCGCCGGGCACCTGGCCCGCCTGGGATACCGCACGGCGGCCCTCACCGGCGCCGGCGTGCCCGACCTCGCCGCCGCCTGA
- a CDS encoding alpha-N-arabinofuranosidase: MSNVVVPAIINVDVEGPVINRHLYGHFAEHLGRCIYGGFYVGEDSDLPNAGGIRLDVVDALRALNIPNLRWPGGCFADEYHWMDGIGPKDQRPAMVNTHWGNVEENNHFGTHEFMALCELLGAEPYISGNVGSGTVKEMSDWVEYLTREGDSPMVRLRKANGREEPWRVRFWGLGNETWGCGGHMTAQHYADEARRYGTYCRDHGDNKLYRIAAGANTDDYAWTETLMKQLGDLGCAYRPQPFYQALSLHYYTIPGTWQDKGDATVFDTDDYYRTMVQAARIDELLTGHSNVMDCYDPGKKVGLVLDEWGTWWNVEPGTNPGFLYQQNTLRDALVAGLHFDIFHRHADRLVMANIAQTVNVLQAMILTDPDSGALVLTPTYHVFEMNKGHQDAASLRVDLPAGLPGREALKTVSISASRKDGRMLVSMSNLDAAEAVDVELDLRGGAVAGARSRILTAEKLQAHNTPETPAAVAPRPHEQVTATASGLRVHLPAHSFVTVEARLG, translated from the coding sequence ATGAGCAATGTCGTCGTGCCTGCCATCATCAATGTCGACGTCGAGGGTCCGGTGATCAACCGGCATCTCTACGGTCATTTCGCCGAGCATCTGGGCCGCTGCATCTACGGCGGGTTCTATGTGGGCGAGGACAGCGACCTCCCGAACGCCGGCGGCATCCGCCTGGACGTCGTCGACGCGCTGCGTGCCCTGAACATCCCCAACCTGCGCTGGCCCGGCGGCTGCTTCGCCGACGAGTACCACTGGATGGACGGCATCGGGCCGAAGGACCAGCGCCCCGCGATGGTCAACACCCACTGGGGCAACGTCGAGGAGAACAACCACTTCGGGACCCATGAGTTCATGGCCCTGTGCGAGTTGCTCGGCGCCGAGCCGTACATCAGCGGCAACGTCGGCTCGGGCACGGTCAAGGAGATGAGCGACTGGGTCGAGTACCTCACCCGCGAGGGCGACTCGCCGATGGTGCGCCTGCGCAAGGCCAACGGCCGCGAGGAGCCCTGGCGGGTGCGCTTCTGGGGGCTCGGCAACGAGACCTGGGGCTGCGGCGGCCACATGACCGCCCAGCACTACGCCGACGAGGCCCGCCGCTACGGCACCTACTGCCGCGACCACGGCGACAACAAGCTCTACCGCATCGCCGCCGGCGCGAACACCGACGACTACGCCTGGACCGAGACGCTCATGAAGCAGCTGGGCGACCTGGGCTGCGCCTACCGGCCCCAGCCGTTCTACCAGGCGCTCTCCCTGCACTACTACACGATTCCGGGCACGTGGCAGGACAAGGGCGACGCCACCGTGTTCGACACCGACGACTACTACCGCACGATGGTCCAGGCGGCGCGCATCGACGAGCTCCTCACCGGCCACTCGAACGTCATGGACTGCTACGACCCGGGCAAGAAGGTGGGCCTGGTGCTGGACGAGTGGGGCACCTGGTGGAACGTCGAGCCGGGCACGAACCCGGGCTTCCTCTACCAGCAGAACACCCTCAGGGACGCGCTGGTGGCCGGCCTGCACTTCGACATCTTCCACCGCCACGCCGACCGGCTGGTGATGGCCAACATCGCCCAGACGGTGAACGTGCTCCAGGCCATGATCCTGACCGACCCCGACTCCGGCGCGCTCGTGCTCACGCCCACGTACCACGTGTTCGAGATGAACAAGGGCCACCAGGACGCGGCCTCGCTGCGGGTCGACCTCCCGGCGGGCCTGCCCGGCAGGGAAGCGCTGAAGACGGTCTCGATCTCGGCGAGCCGCAAGGACGGACGGATGCTCGTGTCGATGTCGAACCTGGACGCGGCCGAGGCCGTCGACGTCGAGCTAGACCTGCGTGGCGGCGCCGTGGCCGGCGCGCGCTCCCGGATCCTCACCGCGGAGAAGCTGCAGGCCCACAACACGCCCGAGACGCCGGCCGCCGTCGCCCCGAGGCCTCACGAGCAGGTCACGGCGACCGCTTCCGGGCTGCGGGTGCACCTGCCCGCCCACTCCTTCGTCACCGTGGAGGCCCGCCTCGGATGA
- a CDS encoding metal-sensitive transcriptional regulator, producing MELTEGMVGDALTRLKRAHGQLAGVIAMIEAGEDCTKVLTQLAAVSKALDRAGFKIVATGLRHCQDAQDRGEQPPMSVAELEKLFLALA from the coding sequence ATGGAACTGACCGAGGGCATGGTGGGCGACGCGCTGACCCGGCTGAAGCGGGCGCATGGCCAGCTGGCCGGGGTGATCGCGATGATCGAGGCCGGCGAGGACTGCACAAAGGTGCTGACCCAGCTGGCGGCGGTCTCCAAGGCGCTGGACCGCGCCGGATTCAAGATCGTGGCCACAGGGCTGCGGCACTGCCAGGACGCGCAGGACCGCGGCGAGCAGCCGCCGATGAGCGTGGCCGAGCTGGAAAAGCTCTTCCTGGCCCTCGCCTAG
- a CDS encoding glycoside hydrolase family 6 protein produces MAHGTKRGEAVGGRTGGDPLQVGGHRVIRRLGAGGMGVVYLAQSPSRRLVAIKIIHRHLAGDPEFRRRFRREVATTQRVARFSTAPVLEADLDGDLAYVVTEYVPGPTLFRAVKERGPMSGSELEGLAMSTAVALWAIHAAGVVHRDLKPSNVLLSPVGPKVIDFGLAFAADSTTLSFTRMGTPAYMSPEQVRGLPLSPASDVFAWAGVVVFAAGGQPPFGRGAGHEVLYRVVHDDPVLPALDGVLGELVSRALSKNPAARPSAAELVDLLAGGTGLRLPPTIPGARQEPEARPADPEPRAITRPGKGRRRRRAPYRRWAWGGAALAALALVTAGAVLVSQAAANRSLLPAELALHEPSAQDAGTRWRKLPGENPLHADGVRFHVQPDNDAARQAQTWSTQGRTADAALMRALSEVPAAMWLAGGSPADISRTVRDAVAEADRQRTVPAFVTDHIPGRDCWNGGAPNAESYRAWIDAVAEGIGSRPAVVALEPSGLARMPGSPECPQGGQGAAAQRYADLTYAVETLTGLARTAVYLDGGLAGWPAFAQIADRLVNAGVVHADGFYVNMVGYRTTELSLAYAAKLSRCVYLRVASRTAPCADAALAAVPDSAPGLPHFVVDTSRNAAGEWEPPAGRFPVPDEWCNPPGRGAGARPTADTGSPLADALLWLNSPGFSNGQCTRGTSGPADPVYGIVTPAAGQWWPDQALERAKNAVPPLPPAAR; encoded by the coding sequence ATGGCACACGGCACCAAGCGCGGCGAGGCGGTGGGTGGGCGAACCGGCGGTGACCCCCTGCAGGTCGGCGGCCATCGCGTGATCCGCCGGCTCGGCGCGGGCGGGATGGGCGTCGTCTACCTGGCGCAGAGCCCTTCGCGGCGACTGGTGGCAATCAAGATCATCCACCGGCATCTCGCCGGCGACCCGGAGTTCCGCCGGCGCTTCCGCCGCGAGGTCGCGACCACGCAGCGGGTCGCCCGCTTCTCCACGGCGCCCGTGCTCGAGGCCGATCTGGACGGCGACCTCGCGTACGTCGTCACCGAATACGTGCCCGGGCCGACGCTGTTCCGCGCGGTCAAGGAGCGGGGCCCGATGTCGGGCTCGGAGCTCGAAGGGCTCGCCATGAGCACGGCGGTCGCCCTGTGGGCCATCCACGCGGCCGGCGTCGTCCACCGGGATCTCAAACCGTCGAACGTGCTGCTGTCCCCCGTGGGGCCTAAAGTCATCGACTTCGGTCTCGCCTTCGCGGCCGACTCCACCACCCTGTCGTTCACCAGGATGGGCACGCCGGCGTACATGTCTCCGGAGCAGGTGCGCGGGCTGCCGCTCTCGCCGGCCTCCGACGTCTTCGCCTGGGCCGGCGTCGTGGTCTTCGCGGCCGGTGGGCAGCCGCCGTTCGGCAGGGGAGCGGGGCACGAGGTGCTCTACCGCGTCGTTCACGACGACCCCGTGCTTCCCGCGTTGGACGGCGTGCTGGGGGAACTGGTGTCGCGGGCGCTGAGCAAGAACCCGGCGGCGCGGCCGTCGGCAGCGGAGCTCGTGGACCTGCTCGCCGGGGGCACCGGTCTCCGGCTCCCGCCGACCATCCCGGGGGCCCGCCAGGAGCCCGAGGCCCGGCCGGCCGACCCGGAGCCGCGTGCGATCACCAGGCCGGGAAAGGGGCGCAGACGCCGTCGGGCCCCGTACCGGCGTTGGGCGTGGGGCGGTGCGGCGTTGGCCGCGCTCGCCCTGGTGACGGCAGGCGCGGTCCTCGTCTCTCAGGCGGCCGCCAACCGCAGCCTCCTGCCTGCCGAACTGGCCCTTCATGAACCGTCCGCGCAGGACGCCGGCACACGCTGGCGGAAACTCCCCGGTGAGAACCCGCTCCACGCTGACGGCGTGCGGTTCCACGTGCAGCCGGACAACGACGCGGCGCGGCAGGCACAGACCTGGTCCACGCAGGGCAGGACGGCCGACGCCGCCCTCATGCGGGCCCTGTCGGAGGTCCCCGCGGCCATGTGGCTCGCCGGAGGCTCGCCCGCCGACATCTCCCGTACAGTCCGTGACGCCGTCGCCGAGGCGGACCGGCAGCGGACCGTCCCCGCGTTCGTCACCGATCACATCCCCGGACGTGATTGCTGGAACGGCGGCGCCCCGAACGCCGAGAGCTACCGGGCGTGGATCGACGCGGTGGCCGAGGGCATCGGGAGCCGGCCCGCGGTCGTCGCCCTGGAGCCCAGCGGCCTGGCACGGATGCCCGGCAGCCCGGAGTGCCCACAGGGTGGGCAGGGCGCCGCCGCCCAGCGGTACGCCGATCTCACGTACGCCGTGGAGACCCTCACCGGCCTGGCCCGCACCGCCGTGTACCTCGACGGCGGGCTGGCGGGGTGGCCCGCCTTCGCCCAGATCGCCGACCGGCTGGTCAACGCGGGGGTGGTCCACGCCGACGGCTTCTACGTCAACATGGTCGGCTACCGCACGACCGAGCTGTCGCTCGCGTACGCCGCCAAGCTGTCCAGATGTGTCTACCTGAGAGTCGCGTCGAGGACGGCGCCGTGCGCCGACGCGGCTCTGGCCGCCGTGCCCGACTCCGCGCCCGGCCTGCCCCACTTCGTCGTCGACACCAGCCGCAACGCGGCGGGGGAATGGGAGCCGCCGGCCGGGCGGTTCCCCGTGCCGGACGAATGGTGCAATCCACCCGGCCGGGGTGCGGGCGCGCGGCCGACCGCCGACACGGGGAGCCCGCTGGCCGACGCGTTGTTGTGGCTCAACAGCCCGGGGTTCTCCAACGGCCAGTGCACCAGGGGCACCTCGGGACCGGCCGACCCGGTGTACGGCATCGTCACCCCGGCCGCCGGTCAGTGGTGGCCTGACCAGGCCCTCGAACGGGCGAAGAACGCGGTCCCGCCGCTGCCGCCCGCGGCACGGTAG
- a CDS encoding LacI family DNA-binding transcriptional regulator, producing the protein MVTMNDVARLAGVSKMTVSNVVNNRAGVSDPVRRRVLEAIRQSGYRVNLSARTLKSGRTGIIGLAVPEIHSPYFGHLAAHVIDEAAQRGFHVAIEQTGAAAAGEIDAIAHSHTLHFDGLILSAVELGREDPRLAGAGYPIVMLGERDFGGRFDHVAMPNEEGTKAATTHLIDRGCRRIAIVTGDALEGVNVVTRRYQGYLAALAEHGLEPDPGLLFTVGRMTMEAGREAAHRLAGSGREVDGVIAVTDTVAQGVLRGLADRGLRVPGDVRIVGFDDIPEAEFMVPSLSTVAPDHRWMAAKAVELLTGRMGAPAREAREHTAPFELMVRESTT; encoded by the coding sequence ATGGTGACCATGAACGACGTCGCCCGGCTGGCGGGTGTGTCGAAGATGACGGTCTCCAACGTGGTCAACAACCGCGCCGGGGTCAGCGACCCGGTCCGCCGCCGGGTGCTGGAGGCCATCCGGCAGTCGGGCTACCGCGTCAACCTCTCCGCCCGGACGCTCAAGTCCGGGCGGACCGGCATCATCGGCCTGGCCGTGCCGGAGATCCACAGCCCCTACTTCGGCCACCTCGCCGCCCACGTGATCGACGAGGCCGCGCAGCGGGGGTTCCACGTCGCGATCGAGCAGACCGGGGCGGCCGCCGCCGGGGAGATCGACGCGATCGCCCATTCGCACACGCTGCACTTCGACGGCCTGATCCTCAGCGCGGTCGAGCTCGGGCGGGAGGATCCACGGCTGGCCGGCGCCGGCTACCCCATCGTCATGCTCGGCGAGCGGGACTTCGGCGGCCGTTTCGACCACGTCGCCATGCCCAACGAGGAAGGCACGAAAGCGGCGACCACGCACCTGATCGACCGGGGATGCCGCAGGATCGCGATCGTCACAGGCGACGCCCTGGAGGGGGTCAACGTGGTGACCCGCCGCTACCAAGGCTACCTCGCCGCCCTCGCCGAGCACGGGCTCGAGCCCGATCCCGGGCTGCTCTTCACCGTGGGCAGGATGACGATGGAGGCCGGCCGCGAGGCGGCGCACCGCCTGGCCGGCTCCGGCCGCGAGGTCGACGGCGTGATCGCGGTCACCGACACCGTCGCGCAGGGAGTGCTCCGCGGCCTGGCCGACCGCGGCCTCCGGGTCCCCGGCGACGTCCGCATCGTCGGCTTCGACGACATCCCCGAGGCGGAGTTCATGGTGCCCTCGCTGTCCACGGTGGCGCCGGATCACCGGTGGATGGCCGCGAAGGCCGTCGAGCTGCTGACCGGCCGCATGGGGGCGCCCGCACGCGAGGCCCGTGAGCACACCGCTCCCTTCGAGCTCATGGTCCGCGAATCCACCACCTGA
- a CDS encoding rhodanese-like domain-containing protein, producing MSRFNAARIDAVSARSLIAADPGVLLVDVRTPAEFRSAHLDGAVNLPLEQIDAAHLRRIVASAGGPMVLICQSGNRAERARQALAGAGSTDVARSV from the coding sequence TTGTCCCGTTTCAACGCCGCCCGCATCGACGCCGTCTCCGCCCGCTCGCTGATCGCGGCCGACCCCGGCGTGCTGCTCGTCGATGTGCGCACCCCGGCGGAGTTCCGGTCAGCGCACCTCGACGGCGCCGTCAACCTGCCGCTCGAGCAGATCGACGCCGCGCACCTGCGGCGCATCGTCGCGAGCGCCGGCGGCCCCATGGTGCTCATCTGCCAGTCCGGCAACCGCGCGGAACGCGCCCGGCAGGCGCTCGCCGGAGCCGGGTCCACCGATGTCGCCAGGTCCGTCTGA
- a CDS encoding ABC transporter substrate-binding protein: MLLPPRTGLSPFSDDAFKLSRWSTAETLINLDEIGDARPGLATAWARTSARTWEFTVRPGVTFHDGTRLTAQVAANVLTRATKATPKPRILDGVELTAKAEGDKVVVTTGEPDPLVPQRLSSPQLSILAESAYGPDGTVNPVGTGSGPFKLTRVNGTTTATLDRYDGYWGEKAKATGIDVAFVPDGTARAAAIRSGQAHIAEAVPVSQAALLQKETISEVPMPRTNTLYLNTKSGPFKDPGVRAAARTAINPAQLVTGVYEGRADLARGLLGPALPWAAEGRRPLTGRTAPTDAKGVSITLATYSDRPELPEVASVLQQHLQAAGFTVKLVVREYAHIEEDALAGAFDAFILSRATVLDSGDPVAYLQADFTCEGSFNLAKLCDEDVDQAVKKAAATEAGAARRAAILEAEAAILRTDAAIPMLHERVIQGDATTVVDSAKDPRERILITTDTRLK; encoded by the coding sequence ATGCTCCTGCCCCCGCGTACGGGCCTGTCGCCGTTCAGCGACGACGCCTTCAAGCTGTCGCGCTGGTCCACCGCCGAGACCCTGATCAACCTGGACGAGATCGGCGACGCGCGACCGGGGCTCGCCACCGCGTGGGCGCGGACCTCCGCACGGACCTGGGAGTTCACCGTCCGCCCCGGCGTGACGTTCCACGACGGCACCCGGCTGACCGCCCAGGTGGCCGCCAACGTGCTGACCCGCGCCACCAAGGCCACCCCCAAACCCCGCATCCTCGACGGCGTCGAGCTGACCGCCAAGGCGGAGGGCGACAAGGTGGTGGTGACCACAGGCGAGCCGGACCCGCTCGTACCGCAGCGTCTGTCCTCGCCGCAGCTGTCGATCCTCGCGGAGAGCGCCTACGGCCCGGACGGCACGGTGAACCCGGTCGGCACCGGCAGCGGCCCCTTCAAGCTGACCAGGGTCAACGGCACCACGACCGCGACCCTCGATCGTTACGACGGCTACTGGGGTGAGAAGGCCAAGGCGACCGGCATCGACGTCGCTTTCGTGCCGGACGGCACCGCCCGAGCCGCCGCCATCCGCAGCGGCCAGGCGCACATCGCCGAGGCGGTGCCGGTCTCACAGGCCGCGCTGCTGCAGAAGGAGACGATCAGCGAGGTGCCGATGCCGCGCACCAACACCCTCTACCTGAACACCAAGTCGGGTCCCTTCAAGGACCCGGGGGTACGCGCCGCCGCACGCACGGCCATCAACCCCGCCCAACTGGTCACGGGCGTGTACGAGGGCCGCGCCGACCTCGCCCGCGGCCTCCTGGGACCCGCGCTGCCGTGGGCCGCCGAGGGCCGCCGCCCCCTGACCGGGCGCACGGCGCCCACGGACGCCAAGGGCGTGTCGATCACCCTGGCCACCTACTCCGACCGGCCGGAGCTGCCGGAGGTCGCCTCGGTGCTGCAACAACACCTCCAGGCCGCCGGGTTCACCGTCAAGCTCGTGGTCCGCGAGTACGCGCACATCGAGGAGGACGCGCTGGCCGGCGCGTTCGACGCGTTCATCCTCTCCCGCGCGACCGTGCTGGACTCGGGCGACCCGGTGGCGTACCTGCAGGCCGACTTCACCTGCGAAGGCTCCTTCAACCTGGCCAAGTTGTGCGACGAGGACGTCGACCAGGCCGTGAAGAAGGCCGCGGCGACGGAGGCCGGCGCCGCGAGGCGCGCGGCGATCCTGGAGGCCGAGGCGGCGATCCTGAGAACCGACGCCGCGATCCCGATGTTGCACGAGCGCGTCATCCAGGGTGACGCCACCACGGTGGTGGACTCGGCGAAGGACC